One genomic segment of Flavobacteriaceae bacterium includes these proteins:
- a CDS encoding MATE family efflux transporter encodes MLGMLGHTFVSFIDNIMVGQLGTAELAAVSLGNSFMFIAMSLGIGFSTAITPLIAEADSSNNFNQAKSTFKHGLFLCTVLGILLFLMIFFAKPLMYFMDQPDEVVRLAIPYLDLVAFSLIPLIIFQALKQFSDGMSMTRFPMYATILANLVNIGLNYVLIFGHFGFPKLGIVGAAYGTLASRFIMVAYLWLLLAKKERSGRLVTKIKLFVLDTLMLKKIIGLGAPSAMQMFFEVAIFTAAIWLSGLLGKNPQAANQIALNLSSMTFMVAMGLSVAAMVRVGNQKGLMDFKELRRIAFSIFLLGTIIALFFGTLFFIFHKQLPKIYVDMNDMTNYADNMKVITIAAKLLFAAAIFQISDSIQVIVLGALRGLQDVKIPTLITFIAYWGIGFPISYFLGKEHVYGSFGIWLGLLAGLTVAAILLYIRFNYLSLQLIKTKSYEST; translated from the coding sequence ATGCTGGGAATGCTGGGACATACTTTTGTAAGTTTTATTGATAATATCATGGTTGGACAGCTGGGAACTGCCGAGTTGGCTGCTGTTTCTTTGGGGAATAGTTTTATGTTTATTGCCATGTCTCTGGGAATAGGGTTTTCTACTGCAATTACCCCATTGATTGCAGAAGCAGATTCCTCTAATAATTTCAATCAGGCAAAGTCTACATTCAAGCATGGGTTGTTTTTGTGTACCGTATTAGGCATTTTACTGTTTCTGATGATTTTTTTTGCCAAACCACTCATGTATTTTATGGATCAACCTGACGAAGTAGTCCGGTTGGCCATTCCTTATTTGGATTTGGTTGCTTTTTCATTAATCCCGTTGATTATTTTTCAGGCTTTAAAGCAATTTAGTGATGGAATGTCTATGACCAGATTCCCTATGTATGCTACCATTTTGGCCAACTTAGTAAATATAGGCCTCAATTACGTATTGATTTTTGGCCATTTTGGTTTTCCAAAATTAGGCATAGTAGGTGCTGCCTACGGAACATTAGCTTCCCGATTTATTATGGTGGCTTATCTATGGTTGCTATTAGCCAAAAAGGAACGTTCCGGAAGACTGGTAACAAAAATCAAACTATTTGTATTGGATACTTTAATGTTAAAAAAAATTATTGGTTTAGGAGCACCAAGCGCTATGCAAATGTTTTTTGAAGTTGCTATTTTTACGGCAGCTATCTGGTTAAGCGGATTGCTGGGAAAGAACCCTCAGGCAGCTAACCAAATAGCGTTAAATTTGTCTTCCATGACTTTTATGGTGGCTATGGGGTTAAGTGTAGCAGCAATGGTGCGTGTGGGTAATCAGAAAGGGTTAATGGACTTTAAAGAATTGAGAAGGATTGCATTTTCTATCTTTTTGCTGGGTACTATAATAGCGTTATTTTTTGGTACATTGTTTTTTATATTTCACAAGCAACTCCCAAAAATTTATGTAGACATGAATGATATGACAAATTATGCAGATAATATGAAAGTGATTACTATTGCAGCCAAGTTGTTGTTTGCAGCGGCCATCTTTCAAATTAGTGATAGCATACAGGTAATTGTTCTGGGTGCTTTACGTGGGTTACAAGATGTTAAAATACCAACATTGATTACGTTTATTGCCTATTGGGGAATAGGTTTTCCGATTAGTTATTTCCTTGGCAAAGAACATGTTTACGGAAGTTTTGGAATTTGGTTAGGGCTGTTGGCAGGTTTAACAGTAGCAGCCATATTATTGTATATCCGGTTTAATTATTTAAGCTTACAACTTATTAAAACAAAATCATATGAATCTACCTAA
- a CDS encoding thiol peroxidase: MVHITLKGDAVKTSGDLPAIGSKAPGFSMVTTSLSKKNLEDYKGIHLVLNIFPSIDTGTCATSVRAFNKSAASLSDTKVLCISRDLPFAQARFCGAEGIENVEMLSDFPEGAFGRDYGLEIQNGPLAKLHSRVVIVLDKNGVVKYTEQVSEIVDEPNYEEALHSLKNI, encoded by the coding sequence ATGGTCCATATCACATTAAAAGGAGATGCTGTAAAAACATCAGGTGATTTACCTGCAATTGGTTCGAAAGCTCCCGGATTTTCAATGGTAACAACTAGTTTATCAAAAAAGAATTTAGAAGATTACAAAGGTATTCATTTGGTGCTCAACATTTTTCCAAGTATTGATACCGGAACCTGTGCAACATCCGTCAGGGCATTTAATAAATCTGCAGCAAGTTTATCAGATACCAAGGTATTGTGTATTTCCAGAGATCTTCCTTTTGCTCAAGCTCGTTTTTGTGGTGCAGAGGGTATTGAAAATGTAGAAATGTTATCTGATTTCCCCGAAGGTGCTTTTGGAAGAGATTATGGTTTGGAAATTCAAAACGGCCCATTAGCCAAATTGCATTCCAGGGTTGTAATTGTTTTAGATAAAAACGGGGTTGTAAAATACACCGAGCAGGTATCTGAAATTGTAGACGAACCGAATTATGAAGAAGCCCTACATTCTTTGAAAAATATATAG
- a CDS encoding DNA translocase FtsK, producing MAKKTKVTSKNTNGIRTVGSFFKSRQTQTVIGVFLVVFSIFLCITFISFLFNWEEDQSSINQLTDSTVKSKNWLGKIGAVLSHYGIYEGFGIGAFLLPYLLFISGLFWLLKTKTSKLIISWNWGMLSMLWISVAFGFVSKKYTVLSGIVGYELNDYIQTFTGKTGLAMILIFFFISYLTIRFKITPEVITSRFRARKKEVTDEFPDSILNRDPEEALDTSGQKSEFELSIENLQPTIEKHSDTSDMEEENTIEEVAIDVKEIAEEKHVTENLSAKLVKNFGEFDPKLELANYRFPAFNLLKQYNESISVDPQELELNKNKIVETLRNYKIGIAQIKATVGPTITLYEIVPDAGIRIAKIKNLEDDIALSLSALGIRIIAPMPGKGTIGIEVPNKKSTIVSMHSVISSKKFQESSMELPVALGKTISNETFIVDLAKMPHLLMAGATGQGKSVGLNVVLTSLLYRKHPAEVKFILVDPKKVELTLFNKIERHYLAKLPGSEEAIITDTTKVVHTLNSLCIEMDNRYDLLKTAMVRNIKEYNIKFRSRKLNPEFGHQFLPYIILVIDEFADLIMTAGKEIETPIARLTQLARAIGIHLIVATQRPSVNVITGIIKANFPSRIAFRVTSKIDSRTILDAHGADQLIGRGDMLYSGGSDIIRIQCAFIDTPEVEKITDFIGSQRAYPEAFLLPEYIDEDVDGTDIAIDITDRDKLFREAAEIIITAQQGSASLLQRKLKLGYNRAGRLIDQLEAAGIVGPFEGSKARQVLISDFTALEQLLENEKNI from the coding sequence ATGGCTAAAAAGACCAAGGTTACTTCAAAAAACACAAATGGCATCCGTACCGTTGGTTCTTTCTTTAAAAGTAGGCAAACACAAACCGTTATAGGTGTTTTTTTAGTAGTGTTTTCTATTTTTTTATGTATCACTTTTATATCTTTTCTCTTTAACTGGGAGGAAGATCAAAGTAGTATCAATCAGCTTACCGATAGTACTGTTAAAAGCAAAAATTGGTTGGGAAAAATCGGAGCCGTATTGAGTCATTATGGAATATATGAAGGCTTTGGAATAGGTGCTTTTTTACTGCCGTACCTTTTATTTATATCGGGATTATTTTGGTTGCTTAAAACGAAAACCTCCAAATTGATTATCTCCTGGAATTGGGGCATGTTAAGTATGCTATGGATTTCCGTAGCATTTGGTTTTGTCAGTAAGAAATATACTGTTTTATCAGGGATCGTTGGATATGAATTGAATGATTATATTCAGACATTTACCGGCAAAACCGGTTTGGCAATGATACTGATTTTCTTTTTTATTTCTTATTTGACAATACGGTTTAAGATAACCCCGGAAGTAATTACCAGCAGGTTTAGAGCTCGTAAAAAAGAAGTAACAGATGAGTTTCCGGATTCGATTTTAAATAGGGATCCTGAAGAAGCTTTGGATACCTCCGGGCAAAAATCGGAATTTGAATTATCAATTGAAAACTTGCAGCCTACCATTGAAAAACATTCCGATACTTCTGATATGGAAGAAGAAAATACTATTGAAGAAGTAGCCATTGATGTAAAAGAAATTGCAGAAGAAAAACATGTTACAGAGAATTTATCTGCAAAATTGGTAAAAAATTTTGGTGAGTTTGACCCAAAGTTGGAATTGGCAAACTACAGGTTTCCCGCATTTAATCTGTTAAAGCAATACAATGAGAGCATATCCGTAGACCCTCAAGAACTGGAGTTAAACAAAAACAAAATTGTAGAAACGCTCAGGAACTACAAAATTGGCATTGCACAAATAAAGGCTACTGTAGGCCCGACAATTACCTTATATGAAATTGTCCCGGATGCGGGAATCAGAATTGCAAAAATTAAAAACCTTGAAGATGATATTGCATTGTCTTTATCTGCATTAGGTATTAGAATTATAGCTCCTATGCCCGGAAAAGGGACCATCGGTATTGAAGTACCTAATAAAAAGTCGACTATTGTTTCCATGCATTCTGTCATTTCTTCCAAGAAATTCCAGGAGTCCAGTATGGAATTACCCGTTGCACTTGGTAAAACCATTTCTAATGAAACGTTTATAGTGGATTTGGCAAAAATGCCTCATCTGCTGATGGCTGGAGCTACCGGGCAAGGTAAATCCGTAGGTTTAAATGTAGTATTGACTTCTCTACTGTATAGAAAACATCCTGCTGAAGTAAAATTTATACTGGTAGACCCTAAAAAAGTCGAATTGACTTTATTCAATAAAATAGAACGCCATTATTTGGCAAAATTGCCGGGATCGGAAGAAGCCATTATAACGGATACTACTAAGGTGGTACATACCCTGAACTCTTTGTGTATTGAAATGGATAATCGGTACGATTTGCTTAAGACTGCCATGGTGAGAAACATCAAAGAGTACAATATAAAATTTAGATCCAGAAAATTAAACCCGGAGTTTGGACATCAATTTTTACCCTATATCATATTGGTTATAGATGAGTTTGCGGATCTCATAATGACTGCCGGAAAAGAAATAGAAACGCCTATTGCACGATTGACCCAATTAGCCAGAGCTATAGGAATCCATTTAATAGTAGCCACTCAAAGACCTTCCGTAAATGTAATTACAGGTATTATCAAGGCAAATTTTCCTTCAAGGATTGCTTTTAGGGTAACTTCTAAAATAGATTCAAGAACTATTCTAGACGCACATGGTGCAGACCAGTTAATTGGGCGCGGAGATATGTTATATTCCGGGGGGAGTGATATTATAAGAATTCAGTGTGCTTTCATAGACACTCCCGAAGTAGAAAAAATTACTGATTTTATAGGATCTCAAAGAGCGTATCCGGAAGCTTTTCTACTGCCGGAGTACATAGACGAAGATGTCGATGGCACAGATATTGCCATTGATATAACCGACAGAGATAAGCTCTTTAGAGAAGCTGCGGAAATTATTATTACAGCGCAGCAGGGATCGGCTTCTTTGCTACAGAGAAAATTAAAATTAGGTTATAACAGAGCAGGCAGATTAATAGATCAATTAGAGGCAGCAGGCATTGTGGGTCCGTTTGAAGGGAGTAAAGCAAGACAAGTATTGATCTCCGATTTTACAGCTTTAGAACAATTATTAGAAAATGAAAAAAATATTTAG
- a CDS encoding outer membrane lipoprotein carrier protein LolA, whose protein sequence is MKKIFRQKNSVLLILAVLFSFASFSQNEKKAKALLDVVSKKMSAYENMTIEFSSSLVNEEAGIKEGDEAPITGKIILQKEKYYLDYLGNTFIFDSKNLYVINNEDKEVTISNGDIDEDDGFIYPSKLLTFYKEGYHFSWGSLMTEKGKKIQYVNLIPIDSTSDIKNVQLAVNTQTNHIFKLIQTGSNGAKTTLSITTFKSNQVVSDKLFSFDKEKYLQLDYIID, encoded by the coding sequence ATGAAAAAAATATTTAGACAAAAAAATAGTGTATTGTTAATTTTAGCAGTACTGTTCAGCTTCGCTAGTTTTTCACAGAACGAAAAAAAAGCAAAAGCGCTTTTGGATGTTGTTTCAAAAAAAATGAGTGCTTATGAGAACATGACTATCGAATTTAGTTCTTCGTTGGTCAATGAAGAAGCAGGCATCAAAGAGGGTGATGAGGCTCCGATAACGGGAAAAATAATATTACAAAAAGAAAAATATTATTTGGATTATTTGGGAAATACATTCATTTTCGACAGTAAAAATTTGTACGTGATTAACAATGAAGATAAAGAAGTAACTATCAGTAATGGGGATATTGATGAAGATGACGGTTTTATTTATCCGTCAAAACTATTAACATTTTATAAAGAAGGTTATCATTTTTCATGGGGGTCTTTGATGACGGAAAAAGGAAAAAAAATTCAATATGTCAATCTAATCCCCATAGATAGTACATCAGATATCAAAAATGTTCAATTAGCTGTCAATACCCAAACAAATCATATTTTCAAATTGATACAAACGGGTTCAAACGGTGCCAAAACAACTCTTTCCATAACTACTTTCAAAAGCAATCAAGTAGTATCTGATAAGTTATTTTCTTTTGACAAGGAAAAATACTTACAACTAGACTATATTATTGATTAA
- a CDS encoding LptF/LptG family permease, whose protein sequence is MKILDKYLLKSFLIPFFATFLVILFVLVMQALWLVFEDIAGKGISVYFILKYLYYTCLIVSPQALPIAVLLSSIMALGNLSERYEFAAAKSAAISLSRLLRPLIILTFFLSALDFVFLNNVFPYAVLKNKNLLINIRKKKPALALVPGSFNSEIPNYQIKFDEKYGKNKELLKNILIYDLTSQKGNQKVITAERGKIISEDGSKYLTMVLYDGRFYENHLKRRKKYGEVDKMLASSALFKEYTINIDVSAFSEDDLEIEKLRGSFNMLSLGQLKDTIPIMKKNFDALIDIRAGDVYNTLKGERLGYVHDSVSKKKLAPEILDNFDIHQKIGALNTAISKIERSINNLKNNKSTLKIRRKYLNLYDVEYYNRIALAFSCLILFFIGAPLGSIIRKGGFGFPMILAIVIYLIYFFSNTFARNLAEESKITAFLGSWISAMIMVPFGFFLMRRATKDMGIVNIDVFLRSISKFYTIFKLKRSSKT, encoded by the coding sequence ATGAAGATTTTAGATAAATATTTATTAAAATCGTTTTTAATACCATTTTTTGCTACTTTTCTGGTAATCCTTTTTGTATTGGTAATGCAAGCGTTGTGGCTAGTATTTGAAGATATTGCAGGAAAAGGGATAAGTGTTTATTTTATTTTAAAATATTTATATTATACTTGTTTAATTGTCTCTCCACAAGCGCTCCCGATTGCCGTTTTACTTTCTTCAATTATGGCGTTGGGAAATTTGTCCGAACGTTATGAATTTGCTGCAGCAAAGTCAGCTGCTATTTCATTATCAAGACTTTTGAGGCCTTTAATTATTTTGACATTCTTTTTAAGTGCTCTTGACTTTGTATTTTTAAACAATGTTTTTCCATACGCCGTATTAAAAAATAAAAATCTATTGATTAATATTCGCAAGAAAAAACCGGCATTAGCACTGGTTCCGGGAAGTTTTAATTCCGAGATACCTAATTACCAAATCAAATTCGACGAAAAATACGGAAAGAATAAAGAGCTTTTAAAAAATATATTGATCTATGATTTGACATCACAAAAAGGAAACCAAAAAGTAATTACCGCAGAAAGAGGGAAAATTATTTCCGAAGATGGCAGTAAATATTTAACGATGGTTTTATATGATGGGAGGTTTTATGAAAATCATCTGAAGCGTCGAAAAAAGTACGGGGAAGTAGACAAAATGCTGGCATCAAGTGCCCTATTCAAAGAATATACCATTAATATAGATGTCTCAGCATTTTCCGAAGACGATTTGGAAATTGAAAAGCTCAGAGGGAGTTTCAATATGCTAAGCTTAGGACAGTTAAAAGATACTATTCCTATCATGAAGAAAAATTTTGATGCACTTATAGATATCAGAGCCGGTGACGTCTATAACACTCTGAAAGGAGAACGATTAGGATATGTTCACGATAGTGTTTCAAAAAAGAAGCTCGCTCCTGAAATTTTAGATAATTTTGATATTCACCAAAAAATAGGGGCATTAAACACTGCCATATCAAAAATCGAAAGGTCTATAAACAATTTAAAAAATAATAAGTCTACATTAAAAATAAGAAGAAAATACTTAAATCTGTATGATGTAGAATATTATAATAGAATAGCATTGGCCTTTTCTTGTTTGATCTTATTTTTTATAGGAGCTCCATTGGGGTCTATCATAAGAAAAGGAGGCTTTGGGTTTCCAATGATACTGGCAATTGTGATCTATTTGATTTATTTTTTCTCTAATACTTTTGCAAGAAACTTGGCAGAGGAAAGTAAAATAACCGCATTTCTGGGTTCCTGGATTTCCGCCATGATCATGGTACCTTTCGGGTTTTTCTTAATGAGAAGAGCTACCAAAGATATGGGGATAGTTAATATCGACGTATTTTTGAGATCCATCTCAAAATTTTATACCATATTTAAATTGAAAAGATCTTCCAAAACATGA
- the ribB gene encoding 3,4-dihydroxy-2-butanone-4-phosphate synthase, with protein MSSKQILEKKIQLNTISEAIDDIKNGKIIIVVDDENRENEGDFIAAAEMVTPEMINFMATHGRGLICVPLTEKRCRYLQLHMMVSNNTDAMETAFTISVDLRGKGVTTGISASDRANTIQALIDDDTKPYDLGRPGHIFPLKAKEGGVLRRTGHTEAAIDFARLAGLRPAGVIVEIMNEDGTMARLPELIKVAKKFDIKIVSIEDLVAYRMEHDSLIEKKEDFNIKTKFGEFRLRAYQQTTNKQIHIALTKGIWSKNEAILTRINSTLVNNDLLDILTNDTDKPLDNMFQIINKEEKGAMLFINQQNQSLNFLKRLHILKENQAKDILTAPKITMDTKDFGIGAQILHDIHISKLRLITNTQQPKRVGMIGYGLEIVDYINY; from the coding sequence ATGAGTTCAAAACAAATTTTAGAAAAAAAGATTCAATTGAATACTATTTCAGAAGCCATTGACGATATTAAAAATGGAAAAATAATCATTGTTGTTGATGACGAAAACAGAGAAAATGAAGGCGATTTTATAGCTGCAGCAGAAATGGTTACCCCGGAGATGATCAACTTTATGGCTACTCACGGACGTGGATTAATTTGTGTCCCTTTGACAGAGAAAAGATGTAGATATCTTCAATTGCATATGATGGTTAGCAATAATACCGATGCAATGGAAACGGCTTTTACAATTTCTGTTGATCTGAGAGGAAAAGGGGTAACTACCGGTATTTCTGCCTCTGACAGGGCAAATACCATACAAGCTTTAATTGATGATGATACAAAACCTTACGATTTAGGCAGGCCCGGACATATATTCCCTTTAAAAGCAAAAGAAGGGGGTGTTTTAAGAAGAACCGGACATACGGAAGCTGCCATAGATTTTGCAAGGTTAGCAGGATTAAGGCCTGCAGGCGTTATTGTTGAAATTATGAATGAAGACGGTACCATGGCCCGGCTTCCCGAATTGATAAAAGTCGCCAAAAAATTCGATATTAAAATTGTTTCCATTGAAGATTTAGTTGCCTACAGAATGGAACATGATTCATTAATTGAAAAGAAAGAAGATTTCAATATTAAAACCAAATTCGGAGAATTCAGGTTGCGTGCTTATCAGCAAACCACTAATAAACAGATACATATAGCTCTGACCAAAGGGATATGGTCTAAAAATGAAGCTATTTTAACCAGGATAAACTCAACATTAGTAAATAATGATCTTTTAGATATTTTGACTAATGATACTGATAAACCATTAGATAACATGTTTCAAATTATTAATAAAGAAGAAAAAGGAGCTATGTTATTTATCAATCAACAGAATCAATCACTGAACTTTTTAAAAAGGCTACACATTTTAAAAGAGAATCAAGCAAAAGATATTTTGACAGCGCCCAAAATAACCATGGATACCAAAGATTTTGGCATTGGTGCACAAATCTTACACGATATTCATATTAGTAAACTCAGGTTAATTACGAACACACAGCAACCTAAGCGCGTAGGTATGATAGGCTATGGGTTAGAAATAGTGGACTATATAAATTACTAG
- a CDS encoding DUF4252 domain-containing protein, with protein MKNLKTILSLFVVVLIMTSCKKNASLQGYLVESQEKQRFITVDLPVSFLELKNEDVSEDIKQTIKSIRKINLVGLPYKGNEEAYEVEKEKLTAILSNTNYKSLMRMNVKGMKVNLYYTGDSDAIDEVIAFGYSKEAGVGIARLLGENMNPGKIIEMMQNVKMNADKLNLGQFNAVFK; from the coding sequence ATGAAAAATTTAAAAACCATACTTTCTTTATTTGTTGTCGTTCTGATAATGACATCGTGTAAAAAGAACGCATCATTACAAGGTTATTTAGTAGAGAGCCAGGAGAAACAACGTTTCATAACCGTAGATTTACCGGTAAGTTTTTTAGAATTAAAAAACGAGGATGTTTCCGAAGATATTAAGCAAACGATAAAGAGTATCCGAAAGATCAATTTGGTGGGTTTACCATATAAAGGAAACGAAGAAGCATACGAAGTTGAAAAGGAAAAACTCACTGCAATTCTTTCTAATACAAATTATAAAAGTTTAATGAGAATGAATGTCAAAGGAATGAAAGTAAACCTCTATTACACGGGAGATAGCGATGCTATTGATGAAGTGATTGCATTTGGTTATAGTAAAGAAGCCGGTGTAGGAATAGCAAGGCTTTTGGGAGAGAATATGAACCCGGGAAAAATAATTGAAATGATGCAAAACGTAAAAATGAACGCTGACAAATTAAATTTAGGGCAGTTTAATGCTGTATTCAAATAA
- a CDS encoding DUF4252 domain-containing protein codes for MKKVIVLITLIVSPLIGYGQSMFDALENIDGVDAIIVNKDMFEILSKFKTPSSDEGESNEAIEIFNIIKDLNELKVFSTRDKNIASKMENMVSKAIKSSELTELMRMKEGNSRIKIYVKSTSNKEYVSEVLMFIKGIDRKTDGQSEAVIVSLTGNIDINKLSKIADTFTKDVKVSKNK; via the coding sequence ATGAAAAAAGTAATTGTATTAATCACATTAATAGTATCACCTTTGATAGGCTATGGGCAATCCATGTTTGATGCATTAGAAAACATAGACGGAGTAGACGCCATTATCGTAAACAAAGATATGTTTGAAATTTTGTCCAAATTTAAAACACCTTCAAGCGATGAAGGAGAAAGCAATGAAGCGATTGAGATTTTTAATATAATTAAGGATTTAAACGAACTGAAAGTATTCTCTACACGCGATAAAAATATTGCTTCTAAAATGGAGAATATGGTATCAAAAGCTATAAAAAGTTCTGAATTAACAGAGCTAATGAGAATGAAAGAAGGAAATTCAAGAATAAAAATCTATGTAAAATCTACAAGTAATAAAGAATACGTAAGCGAGGTGCTGATGTTTATAAAAGGTATTGATAGAAAAACAGATGGTCAATCAGAGGCAGTTATTGTTTCCTTAACCGGAAATATTGATATTAACAAGTTGTCAAAAATTGCAGACACATTTACTAAGGATGTAAAAGTCAGTAAAAATAAATAA
- a CDS encoding sigma-70 family RNA polymerase sigma factor: MNQSDFLKVVLPFKNKVFRLAKRLLVSTEEAEDATQELLFKLWKNNKKLSDYKNVEAFAMTMTKNYCYDRLKSKQANNLTLVHSNYKEKDTSLDRKIEYQDSVNQVHKLIENLPEQQKLVIQLRDVEQYSFDEICDMLNMKPNTVRVALSRARKSIREKLIKTHNYGVS, encoded by the coding sequence ATGAACCAATCAGACTTTTTGAAAGTTGTTTTACCATTTAAAAATAAAGTCTTTCGTTTGGCAAAAAGACTCTTAGTTTCGACCGAAGAAGCAGAAGATGCAACTCAAGAATTATTGTTTAAACTTTGGAAAAACAATAAAAAGTTGTCCGACTATAAAAATGTTGAAGCATTTGCAATGACCATGACCAAGAATTATTGTTATGATAGGTTAAAATCCAAGCAGGCAAATAATTTAACATTGGTGCATAGCAATTATAAAGAAAAAGACACGAGTTTAGATAGAAAGATTGAATATCAGGATAGTGTAAACCAAGTACATAAGCTCATTGAAAATTTGCCCGAGCAGCAAAAATTAGTCATACAGTTACGAGATGTGGAACAGTACAGTTTTGACGAAATATGTGACATGTTAAATATGAAGCCAAATACTGTTAGGGTAGCGTTGTCAAGAGCAAGGAAATCTATAAGAGAGAAACTAATAAAAACACATAACTATGGAGTTAGTTAA
- a CDS encoding peptidase S41: MKSLKVFIYAFILLCSFSLSNCTKSESIPADLEVNDFVWKGLNTYYFWQDQIPDLSDIRFSSQSQLNNFLSTHDTPNSLFFSLLYNYPTIDKYSWIVSDYVALENSFQGINQSNGMEFGLVRYMSTSSNLFGYVRYVLTGSDAAMDGITRGMLFNQVNGQQLTETNYRNLLFSNATSYTITLADYNSGNPTATSTTIMLTKSELQENPVNTVKTFTEGSNKIGYLMYNQFVTVFDGALNTAFATLKSEGVTDLIVDLRYNPGGSVRTATYLGQMITGQFSGQLFSREVWNSKVRANISAGNFENNFTAQINNGIITENINSLNLSRVYFIVTGSSASASELLINSLRSYIDVRLIGTATEGKNVGSITLYDSENYRRSGANPNHTWAMQPIVLEIQNRDGTTAPGGFTPEIVLAEDYSNLGVLGERGEPLLDRAISYILTGARFSNQLTTPNMEEISHSKLFTPTGNNMYTCLKK, translated from the coding sequence ATGAAATCATTAAAAGTTTTTATATACGCCTTTATATTATTATGTAGTTTTTCATTATCCAATTGTACTAAATCCGAAAGCATTCCTGCAGATCTGGAAGTAAATGATTTTGTATGGAAAGGATTAAATACGTATTATTTTTGGCAAGATCAAATTCCGGACTTATCAGATATCCGATTTTCTTCTCAAAGCCAGTTAAACAATTTTTTGAGTACTCATGACACTCCTAATAGTTTATTTTTCAGTTTGTTGTATAATTATCCGACCATTGATAAATATTCTTGGATTGTGAGTGATTATGTGGCCCTGGAAAATTCTTTTCAAGGGATTAATCAAAGTAACGGAATGGAATTTGGCCTGGTAAGATATATGAGTACTTCTTCAAATTTATTTGGATATGTACGCTATGTATTGACGGGTTCTGACGCTGCAATGGATGGCATTACAAGAGGAATGCTTTTCAATCAGGTCAATGGTCAGCAATTGACGGAAACGAATTACAGGAACCTGCTTTTTTCCAACGCCACTTCATATACGATCACATTAGCAGATTATAATAGCGGAAACCCGACTGCCACAAGTACTACCATTATGCTTACCAAAAGTGAATTGCAGGAAAATCCGGTGAATACGGTCAAAACTTTTACAGAAGGAAGTAATAAAATAGGGTATTTGATGTATAACCAGTTTGTAACTGTTTTTGACGGGGCATTAAATACAGCATTTGCAACTCTGAAATCCGAAGGAGTTACGGATCTGATTGTGGATTTAAGGTACAATCCCGGAGGGTCTGTCAGAACAGCAACCTATCTGGGACAGATGATTACCGGGCAATTTTCAGGGCAGTTATTTTCAAGAGAAGTATGGAATAGTAAAGTTCGGGCAAATATAAGTGCCGGTAATTTTGAAAATAACTTTACTGCTCAAATAAATAATGGTATCATTACCGAAAACATCAATAGTTTAAATCTAAGCAGGGTATATTTTATAGTAACAGGAAGTTCGGCGTCTGCGTCGGAGTTACTCATTAACAGCCTGAGATCTTATATAGATGTTAGATTGATAGGTACAGCTACAGAAGGTAAAAATGTAGGGTCTATTACGTTGTATGATTCCGAGAACTACAGAAGATCAGGGGCAAATCCCAATCATACTTGGGCTATGCAACCTATTGTATTGGAAATTCAAAACAGAGATGGTACTACTGCCCCTGGTGGTTTTACTCCCGAAATAGTTTTGGCAGAAGATTACAGTAATCTTGGTGTATTGGGAGAACGAGGCGAGCCTCTATTAGATAGAGCTATTTCGTATATTCTTACAGGGGCTAGATTTAGCAACCAGCTAACGACCCCAAATATGGAAGAAATTTCTCATTCCAAGTTATTTACACCAACAGGGAATAATATGTATACCTGTCTTAAAAAATGA